One Euwallacea fornicatus isolate EFF26 chromosome 22, ASM4011564v1, whole genome shotgun sequence genomic region harbors:
- the LOC136346179 gene encoding uncharacterized protein: MELKHVLLTILKIVISTWLVRQPVPYYAKGAILMGGHVDNQNYTEPTSYDEYDYSESTEISKKMDHSENIPHPSPLVLPGYNLPENIFNRGMPFYAEKDPLTGKVDLEHKSPTLKSDDDTNSYEYIDDDVPSDDIYDKKNIDRKDSSYGSSHKQADINQLTPNFHDFLNLPVKYNPNKYVYPLISSSYASTKIQGSVNKYHNHKDTFGVQKPTTAKRPAYYSTSTTAAYFTPRTTQRTMATTPVSTTTVTTKPTAVKRFPELTTPSMNILSSGMSHPSFTDEYEYVDEEVTIGTTKKSVIYLTTDRKPTEPTTTKRVMSLFEQLFGDYDETVTTTAATKPTVSQTTTATSKSPITTTQASYPNIHAGPIVEYSDDYSDENIQDNIPVENKVHLTKVDDLLSVEPLNPVTKLSPVNKTIFEEKGKTEKKPVNTKFFSVKPTNHYDTYQDKTTTTTSTTTPSPTTYKPTTTTTAVTATRVTSLPLGENHISAPSFNRDPIIVATQNLREKLNSEKVAQNAPPHLVVELPPRPQEHQRPQLVPSSSSIHIAPGQDTVSFVVGQHQSVGSAEGGQYVGTALKESPFDTKPFRPLYGHEATYTSNMDTNRAPLNVEAGGSAVTIQPMQNSEASVAIGTPVNRRNKVPGQVMDASLVDNQVQIHFPKPEGAKIVFPDEKKKVQSNLIPSRLEGPQQEVLKLNSKPMYHQLPSDLTPPKENDIGGVPPRYGPSMRPPWDPRPGHFYTGKPEYARPPRPHPEVAYKRIDNLPNILPQFRPNMKYHHPIGPPPPFHFDQRFNRQPLLERPSNRPIGFFEKMGPPHPNVYKRYPPKNILRGPPLEERRPNFDLEERRPLAQQPLQSLDEGQTPMAEDRIMNVDPRRPAMGNNVPELTMYQTPPNINVANRRHGDGDTEVETLQMIQAKNEKDVEGDKSVKVAAQDLDTNGNNSDKTIYKVYPVNTAPTIDVDKKEELVIGSKLDAPLPPSKIHENDFNYQQQDRNDAPVLKPHPRPSVFPGKSDFPYPLERPSGNKNQGMDINFNNQWNSVNEYSESRIVSGGKINYGSNQISATLKTYTEKPIAIAYTPTEPNLNADKYSMPNYGSPVIPEIRPGTVDNADTGYEAALRMPQMPLRRPVPQINHKIDLDADSVPPKLDFQAPFQASVKLDAATNQGWSVVRDKNKTTTPDETEVTTLPLATTSEFDIENFKPQLIGGFKPLYNLPDGDAKSEGEVADREE, from the exons ATGGAACTGAAACACGTTTTGCTAACGatcttaaaaattgtaatatcgACATGGTTGGTGCGCCAACCAGTCCCCTATTACGCAAAAGGGGCGATTTTAATGGGTGGACATGTAGACAACCAGAATTACACTGAACCAACCTCCTACGACGAGTACGACTACTCCGAAAGCACCGAGATCTCGAAGAAGATG GATCACTCGGAGAATATTCCGCACCCTTCGCCCTTGGTTTTGCCAGGATACAATCTGCCtgagaatattttcaatcGGGGAATGCCGTTTTATGCAGAAAAAGACCCTTTAACTGGCAAAGTCGACTTGGAGCACAAATCTCCTACGTTGAAATCTGATGATGATACTAACTCCTATGAGTATATAGACGATGACGTTCCTTCAGACGACATTTACGACAAGAAAAATATCGATCGTAAAGATTCGAGTTATGGCTCCAGTCACAAACAAGCAGATATCAATCAATTAACTCCAAATTTTCATGACTTTCTTAATTTACCTGTGAAATATAACCCCAACAAGTACGTCTACCCGTTGATATCAAGCTCTTATGCCAGTACAAAGATACAGGGTAGTGTTAATAAATACCATAATCATAAAGACACATTTGGAGTTCAAAAACCCACTACCGCCAAGAGGCCTGCTTACTATTCTACCAGTACAACTGCGGCATATTTCACACCAAGGACTACCCAAAGGACTATGGCTACGACTCCTGTGAGCACCACTACAGTAACCACGAAACCTACAGCTGTAAAAAGGTTTCCTGAGTTAACCACTCCATCTATGAATATTTTGAGTTCTGGTATGTCTCATCCAAGTTTCACTGATGAATATGAATATGTCGATGAGGAAGTCACTATAGGTACCACAAAGAAAtctgtaatttatttaacaactgaCCGCAAACCTACTGAACCTACCACTACTAAAAGAGTGATGAGCTTATTTGAGCAGCTGTTTGGAGATTATGATGAAACGGTGACTACAACTGCAGCAACAAAACCAACCGTCAGCCAAACCACTACAGCTACGAGTAAATCACCCATTACAACAACTCAGGCTAGTTACCCAAATATTCATGCAGGGCCTATTGTCGAGTACAGTGATGATTATAGTGACGAAAATATACAGGACAATATTCCAGTTGAAAATAAGGTACATTTGACTAAAGTAGACGATTTGTTAAGTGTGGAGCCTTTAAATCCAGTAACGAAGCTTAGTCCTGTGAATAAGActattttcgaagaaaaaggaaaaactgagaaaaagcCTGTAAACACGAAGTTTTTCAGCGTCAAGCCTACCAATCATTATGACACCTACCAAGACAAAACAACCACAACTACCTCAACGACTACTCCTAGTCCCACCACATATAAACCAACTACTACAACCACAGCGGTTACTGCTACCAGGGTGACTTCTTTGCCCCTTGGCGAAAACCACATAAGCGCTCCATCCTTTAATAGAGATCCCATTATCGTAGCCACTCAGAACTTGCGAGAGAAACTAAACAGTGAAAAAGTGGCCCAAAACGCGCCTCCTCATCTAGTGGTAGAGTTGCCCCCCCGTCCGCAAGAGCACCAGCGGCCCCAGCTAGTTCCAAGTTCCAGCAGTATCCACATTGCTCCGGGCCAAGACACAGTTTCCTTTGTGGTGGGCCAACACCAAAGTGTGGGAAGTGCTGAAGGGGGACAATATGTAGGCACTGCCCTCAAAGAGAGCCCTTTTGATACTAAACCTTTCAGGCCCTTATATGGGCACGAGGCTACGTATACTAGTAATATGGATACGAATAGGGCGCCCCTAAATGTTGAAGCAGGAGGTAGTGCTGTGACTATTCAACCTATGCAGAACTCGGAAGCTTCAGTGGCAATTGGCACTCCAGTGAATCGAAGAAATAAAGTACCTGGTCAAGTCATGGACGCAAGTCTTGTGGATAATCAAGTGCAAATTCACTTCCCCAAGCCTGAGGGAGCAAAGATAGTATTTCCAGATGAGAAAAAGAAGGTTCAATCGAATTTAATACCTTCCAGGTTGGAAGGGCCGCAGCaagaagttttgaaattaaactcCAAACCAATGTACCATCAATTACCCAGTGATTTAACACCTCCTAAAGAAAACGATATTGGCGGGGTACCTCCTCGATACGGCCCTTCAATGAGACCTCCGTGGGACCCACGACCTGGCCACTTTTACACAGGAAAGCCCGAGTATGCGCGTCCTCCACGTCCTCATCCAGAAGTAGCGTATAAACGAATAGATAACCTTCCTAATATTCTACCGCAGTTTAGACCCAACATGAAGTACCACCACCCTATCGGGCCTCCCCCACCATTCCACTTCGACCAACGTTTTAACAGACAACCTTTGCTAGAGCGACCTTCAAACAGACCTATAggatttttcgagaaaatggGTCCTCCCCATCCTAATGTTTACAAGCGGTACCCTCCAAAAAACATTCTTCGAGGCCCCCCGTTGGAGGAACGTCGCccgaattttgatttggaggaGAGGAGGCCCTTGGCCCAGCAGCCTCTTCAAAGTCTAGACGAAGGCCAAACCCCCATGGCTGAAGATAGGATTATGAACGTGGACCCGAGAAGGCCAGCGATGGGAAATAATGTTCCCGAGCTGACCATGTATCAGACACCTCCTAATATTAATGTTGCTAATAGAAGGCATGGTGATGGGGATACTGAGGTGGAGACGTTGCAGATGATACAAGCGAAAAATGAGAAGGATGTCGAAGGGGACAAGAGTGTTAAAGTGGCAGCGCAAGACTTAGATACAAACGGAAACAATAGCGATAAAACTATCTATAAAGTGTACCCAGTCAATACAGCGCCAACAATCGATGTAGATAAAAAAGAGGAGTTGGTAATCGGGAGTAAACTGGATGCCCCATTGCCACCTTCGAAAATCCATGAAAACGACTTCAACTACCAGCAGCAAGATCGCAATGATGCTCCAGTATTAAAACCTCACCCCAGACCCTCGGTGTTTCCCGGAAAATCCGACTTTCCTTACCCTCTAGAACGTCCTAGTGGCAACAAAAACCAGGGAATGGATATTAACTTCAATAATCAATGGAACTCTGTGAACGAATATTCAGAATCTCGGATCGTGTCTGGtgggaaaattaattacgGTTCAAATCAAATATCAGCAACTCTCAAGACTTACACGGAAAAACCTATAGCTATTGCTTACACCCCTACTGAGCCCAATTTAAACGCTGACAAATATTCAATGCCCAATTATGGAAGCCCTGTAATTCCAGAAATTCGTCCAGGGACAGTCGACAATGCTGACACTGGGTACGAAGCTGCATTACGTATGCCTCAAATGCCCCTAAGAAGACCAGTGCCTCaaataaatcacaaaattgATTTGGACGCGGATTCGGTACCCCCAAAATTGGACTTTCAAGCCCCTTTTCAGGCCAGCGTTAAACTGGACGCTGCAACCAATCAGGGATGGTCGGTGGTGAGGGACAAAAACAAGACAACCACACCTGATGAGACTGAAGTCACCACTTTACCTTTGGCTACCACTAGTGAGTTTGATATAGAGAACTTCAAGCCGCAGCTCATTGGAGGGTTTAAGCCTTTATACAATTTACCTGATGGGGATGCCAAAAGTGAGGGGGAAGTTGCTGATAGGGAAGAATAA